The following are from one region of the Verrucomicrobia bacterium CG1_02_43_26 genome:
- a CDS encoding peptide ABC transporter ATP-binding protein, with amino-acid sequence MESNSDRLLEVKDLAVHFPIRKGIFKRIRGYYKAVDGVSFVVKRGTTVGLVGESGSGKTSIGRALVKLTSVSAGTIAYKGDDVTELSPKQFFPYRKQIQMIFQDPFNSLNPRMTLYAIIAEPLEIHFPHWDKQKKRDRVAELLQKVGLSADQMGRYPHQFSGGQRQRIGIARALAVEPEFIICDEPVSALDVSIQAQIVNLLQDLQEELGLTYLFIAHDLAVVEHISDYVLVMNKGKIVEQASAEEIYSNPQDPYTQKLLEAVPFV; translated from the coding sequence ATGGAATCCAATTCAGATAGATTGCTCGAGGTAAAAGATCTTGCCGTTCACTTCCCTATTCGAAAGGGTATTTTTAAGCGCATCCGCGGTTATTATAAGGCGGTTGATGGTGTTAGCTTTGTTGTTAAGAGGGGAACTACCGTTGGCCTTGTAGGCGAGAGTGGTAGTGGTAAAACGAGTATCGGTAGAGCACTTGTTAAGCTAACTTCGGTTTCAGCTGGGACAATTGCTTATAAGGGAGATGATGTCACCGAATTGAGCCCGAAGCAGTTCTTTCCTTACAGAAAGCAGATACAAATGATATTTCAGGATCCGTTTAATTCATTAAACCCGAGAATGACGCTGTATGCTATTATTGCAGAGCCTTTAGAGATCCATTTCCCGCATTGGGATAAGCAGAAGAAACGAGATCGTGTAGCTGAATTGCTACAGAAGGTAGGATTAAGTGCAGATCAAATGGGGCGCTATCCGCACCAGTTTAGTGGAGGGCAGAGGCAGCGTATCGGGATAGCCAGGGCTTTGGCAGTGGAGCCGGAGTTTATTATTTGCGATGAGCCAGTCAGCGCACTGGATGTATCGATTCAAGCTCAGATAGTTAACCTGTTGCAAGACCTGCAGGAAGAGTTGGGGCTAACCTATCTCTTTATCGCGCATGACCTTGCTGTTGTGGAACATATAAGCGATTATGTGCTTGTTATGAATAAAGGGAAAATAGTAGAGCAAGCATCGGCTGAGGAGATCTATTCGAATCCGCAAGACCCTTATACTCAAAAACTTCTGGAGGCCGTTCCGTTTGTCTAG